Proteins found in one Triticum aestivum cultivar Chinese Spring chromosome 4D, IWGSC CS RefSeq v2.1, whole genome shotgun sequence genomic segment:
- the LOC123097735 gene encoding uncharacterized protein yields MPTQQLWRRGSAPIRPPAQRPARRCGTRSSPAAAEGASVTPAGFTTCKDDWIRLDSLRADDNAKDDWIHDLPPLYMANSSTEQSTPLLPGTQRATRCARCGGAGGLGEEVPRGGSGEVPRGGSGEMPGAGAGGAQALELFLA; encoded by the exons ATGCCCACACAGCAGCTGTGGCGCCGCGGCTCTGCTCCCATCCGCCCACCTGCACAGCGACCGGCGCGGCGCTGCGGGACCAGAAGCTCGCCTGCGGCGGCGGAAGGGGCCTCTGTGACTCCGGCTGGATTCACCACCTGCAAGGACGATTGGATCCGGCTGGATTCGCTCAGGGCAGACGACAACGCCAAGGACGACTGGATCCACGACCTCCCGCCCCTCTACATGGCCAACAGTAGCACCGAACAGAGTACTCCATTGCTG CCCGGAACGCAGCGAGCAACAAGATGCGCTAGGTGTGGAGGAGCTGGGGGCCTGGGCGAGGAGGTGCCCAGGGGCGGGAGCGGCGAGGTGCCCAGGGGCGGGAGCGGCGAGATGCCCGGGGCTGGAGCGGGAGGTGCCCAGGCGCTGGAGCTTTTCCTCGCCTAG